The Lactuca sativa cultivar Salinas chromosome 2, Lsat_Salinas_v11, whole genome shotgun sequence genome includes the window AGCTTACCAAAAGCTAACTTATAAGTTACAATAAGTTACTTTTTTTTTACACCAAACAACAAATTGCAATATGCTAGCTTATATTGGCAAGACATGATTAAGACATCGTGAGCTTAGATGAGGAAGAATGTAATGACTCGCATATTACAAGACAAATATGCCTAAAGAGAATCTGAAACATTCGTTGTATACTCCCGTTAATTTGTAAAACACTTTCAGTATTCCATTAATCCATTTAGGTTCCTCGTAGCTTCATTTACTTGATTTATGTGGTTGATCAAATTGGACAGAGTTGGTCACGGTCTAAGCGCCATAACAGTAAGATTGAAAGATCAAGTGCGTGACATTAGACTACATTTTGTTAAAGGTTTGACTTAAAAGGCCTACATCTATTATCATTACAAACTTCTACCTAAACCAAATTGACaataatataacttttttttatcaTGGTTTTAAATGTCACCTGTCACTTGTCAGAATTTACATAGATGACAATTACGAGACTAGAAAGTCAAaaatctgtaatcaacacaaagtTCATTTCATAAATATGCTACCAATATCTGAAAAGGGCAAAACAGTCTCAAAATGAGTTCAAAGTTTCTTGCTTTCTCACCATTTGTACAAGACCTAACTTATCTCTGAGTTTGCCAATTACCACCATGCCCTACTACATCACAAGGCATCTTTGTGTTCTTATTTGCAGCCGTTGAATCAACTGCTATCACAAACAGAAAACACGTTTCTTCATGCTTGAAGCACTTGACAATGCACAATGTGGCTCTTGAGACTATTTCTACCCGATAAACTTGACCAAATATTCGTGAGCAATGTTTTCATCTGACCTTTTCCAGCAATATTCTCCCAAAGGTAAGGATTACTCTCCACTTGCTTATCAGGGCTCAAAATATCAACCAAACTAATACTcatattatttctaataatacaCAACTTCCCATTCAATGAAACAAGAGCTGCAGCCTCCAAAGCTCGCGAACTCCCTAAATGAACCTTACTATCAATAAACCTTTTCCAAGAATTCGTATCCtcttcataaaccctaatcttaCACCCATCGCGACAATCCAAAGCATAAAGCTTTCCATTCATGGAAATACTAGGGTTCCGCCAACCACCAATCATCCCGTTCGTGACAGACTCCCATGTATTAGACTCCGGGGTATACGCTTCACTCAAAACCTCCCGGTGGGCCCCGATCCCCTTCAAGAACCACTTCCCGTTATGAACCACCCCTATAAAAGGCACCATAGCAGTGCTCATATCCGATATAAAATTCCATCTGTGTTTATTCGGATCATAAACTTCTGCTGACCTAAGCGTCCTATGAATCCCCTCACATTCACCACCCGCTACATAAAGACAGTTGTTTATCACACAAGCTCCAAAAAACTGTCTTTTTCTAAGCATATCGGGAGCTCTATGCCATTTATTTGTTCTTGCACTATAGAAAACAACACGTCTCATGGAACCCTTAATCGGGTCTTTACCACCAAAGAGATAAAGATGACACCCGCTAAGAACCGCACAACCGAACCCGAGGGCCGACCCGTATTCCACCGGGACAGGTGGCAGGGGCTGCCATAGTTGGTAGGTGGGGTCGAATGCATGCCAAGAAATACGCCCATCACGATCTCTTTTGAACACATACACCCATTCTTCTGCCATTCCTAAGCTTTTTCTAAGGGAATAGAAGTAGTTACCTGAGAGGAGTCTGAACCATCTTTTGCAGACTAATCGGAGCTTGTTGTGTTCGGCTCGTGGGACCCGGATTAGGCACGCGATGGCTAGGTCGTCTGGGAGACCAGGGAGGAGAGGGGGTTGGACCCTGGTTCTTTCCCTGCGACTGTTTTTGGATTTGTGTGCTCGTGGGTTGATGTCGGGTTGGATGCAGAGTTTTGATCCGGGGACAAATTTTCTGGCACCTGCTACTGTTTTTAAGCCTGCATCGACTCTACAGTAGCATGAAACGGACTCCACCTGAATCATTTCTCGATGTTAGTAACCAAATTAATTCGGCAGATTTAACAAACAACATCAAGAATAGAGCCTAATCGATGATTTATGAAAAAGACCTAAAGTCTGATGTCTTCGCTGACAAGCATGTAGCGATGGCAACAGAAACAACAAAACTGAAGCTTTTACATTCGAACTAGGCTGATAGATCGTACACATAGCTCACAGAAACAGACATTAGGTAGAGAGAGCGGAGATAGGTATGCTCAAGAAATCCAAAAACAAATTACATTTGATATAAGCTTTTTATCCCCAAATTCTGATGAAAACAAAATCCCCCACACAATTGAGTTAAAAGAGACAAAAACCCACATCGTGAGTAATGACTAATGTCAAGATTTCTTGAAAATTCTCTTCGATTTCATCAGGATATCTATAAATACAGCTCACGAACCAAATGATTCTGTAAAGAGAGAAATCACACGACCTATTTTACATGTAATGCCAACAATTCCTGAAAAAATGTTCATTTCATCTGGGTGTCGTCACCTAAATCCTCGCGAGAGACAGAAGCTGTAAGCAAGAAGAAGTCAAAGAAGAAGCGGGACTCACCAGTGGAGCTTGAAGTCGAAAACCC containing:
- the LOC111899811 gene encoding F-box/kelch-repeat protein At1g55270, translated to MAQLSEPERSPNVQQRGFRLQAPLVESVSCYCRVDAGLKTVAGARKFVPGSKLCIQPDINPRAHKSKNSRRERTRVQPPLLPGLPDDLAIACLIRVPRAEHNKLRLVCKRWFRLLSGNYFYSLRKSLGMAEEWVYVFKRDRDGRISWHAFDPTYQLWQPLPPVPVEYGSALGFGCAVLSGCHLYLFGGKDPIKGSMRRVVFYSARTNKWHRAPDMLRKRQFFGACVINNCLYVAGGECEGIHRTLRSAEVYDPNKHRWNFISDMSTAMVPFIGVVHNGKWFLKGIGAHREVLSEAYTPESNTWESVTNGMIGGWRNPSISMNGKLYALDCRDGCKIRVYEEDTNSWKRFIDSKVHLGSSRALEAAALVSLNGKLCIIRNNMSISLVDILSPDKQVESNPYLWENIAGKGQMKTLLTNIWSSLSGRNSLKSHIVHCQVLQA